A single window of Mangifera indica cultivar Alphonso chromosome 18, CATAS_Mindica_2.1, whole genome shotgun sequence DNA harbors:
- the LOC123202381 gene encoding kinetochore-associated protein KNL-2 homolog isoform X5, with product MSSSILNKILSSPTASTPACNRARDYSKNDDDDDSSSYFQRTVCLFDWWLIKAEKDFHGKRLAVAGFTSRELQAMRVFTSAPIVKRFDVFTLETADGICIILKGFINKSRTIQNGFSYEVFSHFVFGFPTNWEACTEKLFGKELMTGTGSATFSNVNKSAAVLESVAGLENSVSNATQETVSSLEDDLAVPGEPSNHHVTESSERVANSESNVKCNEGTIRDSRVEEPSNLECTFMNSAMGKSPVPNDSDNLNLSHLDPVVSRGNSGVEWVTISSSLKITAMQKENDQNKDGLNYGKKDCFTACLFQDSETILTCAGEKSSGVENLNLLSSGLKVMPKNLLFTFPIDGNPNVPEVLGNYINDATRFPVVTSAMNINSTPSRVDTNAIKFTPSNFGGGKGTSSLRNLGNQKRHSEFSGSDKVKSKELMSEVSELLGENLKRCSSQGTIHSERIMGTPEAVRSQSIRRMIRNLLKNSKGKEKEGQTVVCGLKARRRKINSVSVISNQKSNTIQNDILECDNLFNLSDDELEDPTDNTLVKDNSKQRRDRRKISRTGTPRKNAKNFAQRLSGPSDGDCQSDIQTAVGEKEKSAQQLGSSRKKAHRKINFDIHASPLTRERKEKISIISPESLSLKRSRSGRLLLPSLDFWRNQVAVYDADRKITGIQEAVDDVKPSKVSVGSKSEPRIKRRQ from the exons ATGAGCTCTTCTATCCTTAACAAAATCTTATCGTCACCTACAGCTTCTACACCCGCCTGCAATCGAGCTCGTGACTATAGCAAGaatgacgatgatgatgactCTTCATCGTATTTTCAAAGAACA GTATGCTTGTTTGATTGGTGGTTGATTAAAGCAGAGAAGGACTTTCATGGCAAGAGACTTGCTGTTGCTGGATTCACATCTAGAGA GCTGCAAGCAATGCGTGTATTTACCTCTGCACCCATTGTTAAGAGATTTGATGTTTTCACTCTTGAGACAGCTGACGGAATCTGCATTATCCTTAAAGGTTTCATAAACAAGTCACGCACAATTCAAAATGGATTTTCCTATGAG GTTTTTAGCCATTTTGTGTTTGGCTTTCCTACTAATTGGGAAGCATGTACAGAAAAGTTATTTGGAAAAGAGTTAATGACTGGAACTGGTTCAGCAACATTCTCCAATGTTAACAAATCAGCGGCAGTTTTGGAAT CTGTTGCTGGCTTGGAAAACTCTGTGTCAAATGCAACTCAAG AGACTGTTAGTTCACTTGAGGATGATTTAGCGGTGCCAGGAGAACCATCAAACCATCATGTGACAGAATCTTCTGAGAGAGTAGCCAATTCAGAAAGCAATGTAAAATGTAACGAAGGGACAATTAGGGATTCAAGGGTGGAAGAGCCATCAAATTTAGAATGTACGTTTATGAATTCTGCCATGGGAAAGTCTCCAGTACCTAATGATTCTGACAATCTTAATTTGTCCCACTTGGACCCAGTTGTGTCCAGAGGAAATTCAGGTGTGGAGTGGGTGACGATCTCTAGTAGCCTAAAGATAACAGCAATGCAGaaagaaaatgatcaaaataagGATGGGCTGAATTATGGAAAAAAAGATTGCTTTACAGCTTGCTTGTTCCAAGACTCTGAGACTATTTTAACATGTGCTGGTGAAAAATCAAGTGgagttgaaaatttaaatttgttgagTTCTGGTCTTAAAGTTATGCCTAAAAACCTTTTGTTTACATTTCCTATTGATGGAAACCCAAATGTTCCAGAAGTTTTGGgtaattatattaatgatgCCACAAGATTTCCTGTTGTAACTTCAGCTATGAATATTAATAGCACTCCATCTCGGGTGGATACAAATGCTATAAAATTTACCCCTAGTAATTTTGGAGGTGGAAAGGGTACAAGTAGCTTGAGAAATCTGGGCAATCAGAAAAGGCACTCTGAGTTTAGTGGTTCTGATAAGGTTAAAAGCAAAGAGTTGATGTCTGAGGTCTCTGAACTTTTAGGAGAAAACTTGAAGAGGTGTTCATCACAGGGAACCATTCATTCTGAAAGGATTATGGGTACACCTGAGGCAGTTAGAAGCCAATCTATTAGAAGAATGATCAgaaatttgcttaaaaattcAAAAGGCAAAGAGAAGGAAGGACAAACAGTTGTCTGTGGGTTGAAAGCTAGAAGAAGGAAGATCAATTCTGTCTCAGTGATCTCTAATCAGAAGAGCAATACCATTCAAAATGACATTTTAGAATGtgataatttattcaatttgagtGATGATGAGCTTGAAGATCCAACTGATAATACTTTGGTAAAAGATAACTCAAAGCAGAGACGAGACCGTAGAAAAATATCCCGAACTGGGACACCAAGGAAGAACGCGAAAAACTTTGCCCAGCGTCTCAGTGGGCCTAGTGATGGTGATTGTCAAAGTGACATACAAACTGCAGTTggtgagaaagaaaaaagtgcTCAACAACTTGGCTCCTCCAGGAAGAAAGCTCACaggaaaattaattttgatatacat GCAAGTCCTCTTACCCgcgaaagaaaagagaaaatatctaTTATTTCACCAGAATCTTTGAGTCTCAAACGATCCAGATCAg GGAGACTGCTTCTGCCTTCCCTAGATTTTTGGCGCAATCAAGTTGCAGTTTATGATGCG GATCGTAAAATCACTGGAATTCAGGAAGCTGTAGATGATGTTAAACCATCCAAAG TGTCTGTAGGGAGTAAATCTGAGCCTCGGATCAAACGTAGGCAGTGA
- the LOC123202381 gene encoding kinetochore-associated protein KNL-2 homolog isoform X4 — MSSSILNKILSSPTASTPACNRARDYSKNDDDDDSSSYFQRTVCLFDWWLIKAEKDFHGKRLAVAGFTSRELQAMRVFTSAPIVKRFDVFTLETADGICIILKGFINKSRTIQNGFSYEVFSHFVFGFPTNWEACTEKLFGKELMTGTGSATFSNVNKSAAVLEFAAVAGLENSVSNATQETVSSLEDDLAVPGEPSNHHVTESSERVANSESNVKCNEGTIRDSRVEEPSNLECTFMNSAMGKSPVPNDSDNLNLSHLDPVVSRGNSGVEWVTISSSLKITAMQKENDQNKDGLNYGKKDCFTACLFQDSETILTCAGEKSSGVENLNLLSSGLKVMPKNLLFTFPIDGNPNVPEVLGNYINDATRFPVVTSAMNINSTPSRVDTNAIKFTPSNFGGGKGTSSLRNLGNQKRHSEFSGSDKVKSKELMSEVSELLGENLKRCSSQGTIHSERIMGTPEAVRSQSIRRMIRNLLKNSKGKEKEGQTVVCGLKARRRKINSVSVISNQKSNTIQNDILECDNLFNLSDDELEDPTDNTLVKDNSKQRRDRRKISRTGTPRKNAKNFAQRLSGPSDGDCQSDIQTAVGEKEKSAQQLGSSRKKAHRKINFDIHASPLTRERKEKISIISPESLSLKRSRSGRLLLPSLDFWRNQVAVYDADRKITGIQEAVDDVKPSKVSVGSKSEPRIKRRQ, encoded by the exons ATGAGCTCTTCTATCCTTAACAAAATCTTATCGTCACCTACAGCTTCTACACCCGCCTGCAATCGAGCTCGTGACTATAGCAAGaatgacgatgatgatgactCTTCATCGTATTTTCAAAGAACA GTATGCTTGTTTGATTGGTGGTTGATTAAAGCAGAGAAGGACTTTCATGGCAAGAGACTTGCTGTTGCTGGATTCACATCTAGAGA GCTGCAAGCAATGCGTGTATTTACCTCTGCACCCATTGTTAAGAGATTTGATGTTTTCACTCTTGAGACAGCTGACGGAATCTGCATTATCCTTAAAGGTTTCATAAACAAGTCACGCACAATTCAAAATGGATTTTCCTATGAG GTTTTTAGCCATTTTGTGTTTGGCTTTCCTACTAATTGGGAAGCATGTACAGAAAAGTTATTTGGAAAAGAGTTAATGACTGGAACTGGTTCAGCAACATTCTCCAATGTTAACAAATCAGCGGCAGTTTTGGAAT TTGCAGCTGTTGCTGGCTTGGAAAACTCTGTGTCAAATGCAACTCAAG AGACTGTTAGTTCACTTGAGGATGATTTAGCGGTGCCAGGAGAACCATCAAACCATCATGTGACAGAATCTTCTGAGAGAGTAGCCAATTCAGAAAGCAATGTAAAATGTAACGAAGGGACAATTAGGGATTCAAGGGTGGAAGAGCCATCAAATTTAGAATGTACGTTTATGAATTCTGCCATGGGAAAGTCTCCAGTACCTAATGATTCTGACAATCTTAATTTGTCCCACTTGGACCCAGTTGTGTCCAGAGGAAATTCAGGTGTGGAGTGGGTGACGATCTCTAGTAGCCTAAAGATAACAGCAATGCAGaaagaaaatgatcaaaataagGATGGGCTGAATTATGGAAAAAAAGATTGCTTTACAGCTTGCTTGTTCCAAGACTCTGAGACTATTTTAACATGTGCTGGTGAAAAATCAAGTGgagttgaaaatttaaatttgttgagTTCTGGTCTTAAAGTTATGCCTAAAAACCTTTTGTTTACATTTCCTATTGATGGAAACCCAAATGTTCCAGAAGTTTTGGgtaattatattaatgatgCCACAAGATTTCCTGTTGTAACTTCAGCTATGAATATTAATAGCACTCCATCTCGGGTGGATACAAATGCTATAAAATTTACCCCTAGTAATTTTGGAGGTGGAAAGGGTACAAGTAGCTTGAGAAATCTGGGCAATCAGAAAAGGCACTCTGAGTTTAGTGGTTCTGATAAGGTTAAAAGCAAAGAGTTGATGTCTGAGGTCTCTGAACTTTTAGGAGAAAACTTGAAGAGGTGTTCATCACAGGGAACCATTCATTCTGAAAGGATTATGGGTACACCTGAGGCAGTTAGAAGCCAATCTATTAGAAGAATGATCAgaaatttgcttaaaaattcAAAAGGCAAAGAGAAGGAAGGACAAACAGTTGTCTGTGGGTTGAAAGCTAGAAGAAGGAAGATCAATTCTGTCTCAGTGATCTCTAATCAGAAGAGCAATACCATTCAAAATGACATTTTAGAATGtgataatttattcaatttgagtGATGATGAGCTTGAAGATCCAACTGATAATACTTTGGTAAAAGATAACTCAAAGCAGAGACGAGACCGTAGAAAAATATCCCGAACTGGGACACCAAGGAAGAACGCGAAAAACTTTGCCCAGCGTCTCAGTGGGCCTAGTGATGGTGATTGTCAAAGTGACATACAAACTGCAGTTggtgagaaagaaaaaagtgcTCAACAACTTGGCTCCTCCAGGAAGAAAGCTCACaggaaaattaattttgatatacat GCAAGTCCTCTTACCCgcgaaagaaaagagaaaatatctaTTATTTCACCAGAATCTTTGAGTCTCAAACGATCCAGATCAg GGAGACTGCTTCTGCCTTCCCTAGATTTTTGGCGCAATCAAGTTGCAGTTTATGATGCG GATCGTAAAATCACTGGAATTCAGGAAGCTGTAGATGATGTTAAACCATCCAAAG TGTCTGTAGGGAGTAAATCTGAGCCTCGGATCAAACGTAGGCAGTGA
- the LOC123202381 gene encoding uncharacterized protein LOC123202381 isoform X1, which produces MSSSILNKILSSPTASTPACNRARDYSKNDDDDDSSSYFQRTVCLFDWWLIKAEKDFHGKRLAVAGFTSRELQAMRVFTSAPIVKRFDVFTLETADGICIILKGFINKSRTIQNGFSYEVFSHFVFGFPTNWEACTEKLFGKELMTGTGSATFSNVNKSAAVLEFAAVAGLENSVSNATQGKYKKENDRRNHNLENIRDYTESSFERITTNGSKETVSSLEDDLAVPGEPSNHHVTESSERVANSESNVKCNEGTIRDSRVEEPSNLECTFMNSAMGKSPVPNDSDNLNLSHLDPVVSRGNSGVEWVTISSSLKITAMQKENDQNKDGLNYGKKDCFTACLFQDSETILTCAGEKSSGVENLNLLSSGLKVMPKNLLFTFPIDGNPNVPEVLGNYINDATRFPVVTSAMNINSTPSRVDTNAIKFTPSNFGGGKGTSSLRNLGNQKRHSEFSGSDKVKSKELMSEVSELLGENLKRCSSQGTIHSERIMGTPEAVRSQSIRRMIRNLLKNSKGKEKEGQTVVCGLKARRRKINSVSVISNQKSNTIQNDILECDNLFNLSDDELEDPTDNTLVKDNSKQRRDRRKISRTGTPRKNAKNFAQRLSGPSDGDCQSDIQTAVGEKEKSAQQLGSSRKKAHRKINFDIHASPLTRERKEKISIISPESLSLKRSRSGRLLLPSLDFWRNQVAVYDADRKITGIQEAVDDVKPSKVSVGSKSEPRIKRRQ; this is translated from the exons ATGAGCTCTTCTATCCTTAACAAAATCTTATCGTCACCTACAGCTTCTACACCCGCCTGCAATCGAGCTCGTGACTATAGCAAGaatgacgatgatgatgactCTTCATCGTATTTTCAAAGAACA GTATGCTTGTTTGATTGGTGGTTGATTAAAGCAGAGAAGGACTTTCATGGCAAGAGACTTGCTGTTGCTGGATTCACATCTAGAGA GCTGCAAGCAATGCGTGTATTTACCTCTGCACCCATTGTTAAGAGATTTGATGTTTTCACTCTTGAGACAGCTGACGGAATCTGCATTATCCTTAAAGGTTTCATAAACAAGTCACGCACAATTCAAAATGGATTTTCCTATGAG GTTTTTAGCCATTTTGTGTTTGGCTTTCCTACTAATTGGGAAGCATGTACAGAAAAGTTATTTGGAAAAGAGTTAATGACTGGAACTGGTTCAGCAACATTCTCCAATGTTAACAAATCAGCGGCAGTTTTGGAAT TTGCAGCTGTTGCTGGCTTGGAAAACTCTGTGTCAAATGCAACTCAAGGTAAATACAAGAAGGAAAATGACAGAAGAAATCATAATCTTGAAAATATACGTGATTATACTGAAAGTTCGTTTGAGAGGATCACTACCAATGGCTCAAAAG AGACTGTTAGTTCACTTGAGGATGATTTAGCGGTGCCAGGAGAACCATCAAACCATCATGTGACAGAATCTTCTGAGAGAGTAGCCAATTCAGAAAGCAATGTAAAATGTAACGAAGGGACAATTAGGGATTCAAGGGTGGAAGAGCCATCAAATTTAGAATGTACGTTTATGAATTCTGCCATGGGAAAGTCTCCAGTACCTAATGATTCTGACAATCTTAATTTGTCCCACTTGGACCCAGTTGTGTCCAGAGGAAATTCAGGTGTGGAGTGGGTGACGATCTCTAGTAGCCTAAAGATAACAGCAATGCAGaaagaaaatgatcaaaataagGATGGGCTGAATTATGGAAAAAAAGATTGCTTTACAGCTTGCTTGTTCCAAGACTCTGAGACTATTTTAACATGTGCTGGTGAAAAATCAAGTGgagttgaaaatttaaatttgttgagTTCTGGTCTTAAAGTTATGCCTAAAAACCTTTTGTTTACATTTCCTATTGATGGAAACCCAAATGTTCCAGAAGTTTTGGgtaattatattaatgatgCCACAAGATTTCCTGTTGTAACTTCAGCTATGAATATTAATAGCACTCCATCTCGGGTGGATACAAATGCTATAAAATTTACCCCTAGTAATTTTGGAGGTGGAAAGGGTACAAGTAGCTTGAGAAATCTGGGCAATCAGAAAAGGCACTCTGAGTTTAGTGGTTCTGATAAGGTTAAAAGCAAAGAGTTGATGTCTGAGGTCTCTGAACTTTTAGGAGAAAACTTGAAGAGGTGTTCATCACAGGGAACCATTCATTCTGAAAGGATTATGGGTACACCTGAGGCAGTTAGAAGCCAATCTATTAGAAGAATGATCAgaaatttgcttaaaaattcAAAAGGCAAAGAGAAGGAAGGACAAACAGTTGTCTGTGGGTTGAAAGCTAGAAGAAGGAAGATCAATTCTGTCTCAGTGATCTCTAATCAGAAGAGCAATACCATTCAAAATGACATTTTAGAATGtgataatttattcaatttgagtGATGATGAGCTTGAAGATCCAACTGATAATACTTTGGTAAAAGATAACTCAAAGCAGAGACGAGACCGTAGAAAAATATCCCGAACTGGGACACCAAGGAAGAACGCGAAAAACTTTGCCCAGCGTCTCAGTGGGCCTAGTGATGGTGATTGTCAAAGTGACATACAAACTGCAGTTggtgagaaagaaaaaagtgcTCAACAACTTGGCTCCTCCAGGAAGAAAGCTCACaggaaaattaattttgatatacat GCAAGTCCTCTTACCCgcgaaagaaaagagaaaatatctaTTATTTCACCAGAATCTTTGAGTCTCAAACGATCCAGATCAg GGAGACTGCTTCTGCCTTCCCTAGATTTTTGGCGCAATCAAGTTGCAGTTTATGATGCG GATCGTAAAATCACTGGAATTCAGGAAGCTGTAGATGATGTTAAACCATCCAAAG TGTCTGTAGGGAGTAAATCTGAGCCTCGGATCAAACGTAGGCAGTGA
- the LOC123202381 gene encoding kinetochore-associated protein KNL-2 homolog isoform X2 has translation MSSSILNKILSSPTASTPACNRARDYSKNDDDDDSSSYFQRTVCLFDWWLIKAEKDFHGKRLAVAGFTSRELQAMRVFTSAPIVKRFDVFTLETADGICIILKGFINKSRTIQNGFSYEVFSHFVFGFPTNWEACTEKLFGKELMTGTGSATFSNVNKSAAVLESVAGLENSVSNATQGKYKKENDRRNHNLENIRDYTESSFERITTNGSKETVSSLEDDLAVPGEPSNHHVTESSERVANSESNVKCNEGTIRDSRVEEPSNLECTFMNSAMGKSPVPNDSDNLNLSHLDPVVSRGNSGVEWVTISSSLKITAMQKENDQNKDGLNYGKKDCFTACLFQDSETILTCAGEKSSGVENLNLLSSGLKVMPKNLLFTFPIDGNPNVPEVLGNYINDATRFPVVTSAMNINSTPSRVDTNAIKFTPSNFGGGKGTSSLRNLGNQKRHSEFSGSDKVKSKELMSEVSELLGENLKRCSSQGTIHSERIMGTPEAVRSQSIRRMIRNLLKNSKGKEKEGQTVVCGLKARRRKINSVSVISNQKSNTIQNDILECDNLFNLSDDELEDPTDNTLVKDNSKQRRDRRKISRTGTPRKNAKNFAQRLSGPSDGDCQSDIQTAVGEKEKSAQQLGSSRKKAHRKINFDIHASPLTRERKEKISIISPESLSLKRSRSGRLLLPSLDFWRNQVAVYDADRKITGIQEAVDDVKPSKVSVGSKSEPRIKRRQ, from the exons ATGAGCTCTTCTATCCTTAACAAAATCTTATCGTCACCTACAGCTTCTACACCCGCCTGCAATCGAGCTCGTGACTATAGCAAGaatgacgatgatgatgactCTTCATCGTATTTTCAAAGAACA GTATGCTTGTTTGATTGGTGGTTGATTAAAGCAGAGAAGGACTTTCATGGCAAGAGACTTGCTGTTGCTGGATTCACATCTAGAGA GCTGCAAGCAATGCGTGTATTTACCTCTGCACCCATTGTTAAGAGATTTGATGTTTTCACTCTTGAGACAGCTGACGGAATCTGCATTATCCTTAAAGGTTTCATAAACAAGTCACGCACAATTCAAAATGGATTTTCCTATGAG GTTTTTAGCCATTTTGTGTTTGGCTTTCCTACTAATTGGGAAGCATGTACAGAAAAGTTATTTGGAAAAGAGTTAATGACTGGAACTGGTTCAGCAACATTCTCCAATGTTAACAAATCAGCGGCAGTTTTGGAAT CTGTTGCTGGCTTGGAAAACTCTGTGTCAAATGCAACTCAAGGTAAATACAAGAAGGAAAATGACAGAAGAAATCATAATCTTGAAAATATACGTGATTATACTGAAAGTTCGTTTGAGAGGATCACTACCAATGGCTCAAAAG AGACTGTTAGTTCACTTGAGGATGATTTAGCGGTGCCAGGAGAACCATCAAACCATCATGTGACAGAATCTTCTGAGAGAGTAGCCAATTCAGAAAGCAATGTAAAATGTAACGAAGGGACAATTAGGGATTCAAGGGTGGAAGAGCCATCAAATTTAGAATGTACGTTTATGAATTCTGCCATGGGAAAGTCTCCAGTACCTAATGATTCTGACAATCTTAATTTGTCCCACTTGGACCCAGTTGTGTCCAGAGGAAATTCAGGTGTGGAGTGGGTGACGATCTCTAGTAGCCTAAAGATAACAGCAATGCAGaaagaaaatgatcaaaataagGATGGGCTGAATTATGGAAAAAAAGATTGCTTTACAGCTTGCTTGTTCCAAGACTCTGAGACTATTTTAACATGTGCTGGTGAAAAATCAAGTGgagttgaaaatttaaatttgttgagTTCTGGTCTTAAAGTTATGCCTAAAAACCTTTTGTTTACATTTCCTATTGATGGAAACCCAAATGTTCCAGAAGTTTTGGgtaattatattaatgatgCCACAAGATTTCCTGTTGTAACTTCAGCTATGAATATTAATAGCACTCCATCTCGGGTGGATACAAATGCTATAAAATTTACCCCTAGTAATTTTGGAGGTGGAAAGGGTACAAGTAGCTTGAGAAATCTGGGCAATCAGAAAAGGCACTCTGAGTTTAGTGGTTCTGATAAGGTTAAAAGCAAAGAGTTGATGTCTGAGGTCTCTGAACTTTTAGGAGAAAACTTGAAGAGGTGTTCATCACAGGGAACCATTCATTCTGAAAGGATTATGGGTACACCTGAGGCAGTTAGAAGCCAATCTATTAGAAGAATGATCAgaaatttgcttaaaaattcAAAAGGCAAAGAGAAGGAAGGACAAACAGTTGTCTGTGGGTTGAAAGCTAGAAGAAGGAAGATCAATTCTGTCTCAGTGATCTCTAATCAGAAGAGCAATACCATTCAAAATGACATTTTAGAATGtgataatttattcaatttgagtGATGATGAGCTTGAAGATCCAACTGATAATACTTTGGTAAAAGATAACTCAAAGCAGAGACGAGACCGTAGAAAAATATCCCGAACTGGGACACCAAGGAAGAACGCGAAAAACTTTGCCCAGCGTCTCAGTGGGCCTAGTGATGGTGATTGTCAAAGTGACATACAAACTGCAGTTggtgagaaagaaaaaagtgcTCAACAACTTGGCTCCTCCAGGAAGAAAGCTCACaggaaaattaattttgatatacat GCAAGTCCTCTTACCCgcgaaagaaaagagaaaatatctaTTATTTCACCAGAATCTTTGAGTCTCAAACGATCCAGATCAg GGAGACTGCTTCTGCCTTCCCTAGATTTTTGGCGCAATCAAGTTGCAGTTTATGATGCG GATCGTAAAATCACTGGAATTCAGGAAGCTGTAGATGATGTTAAACCATCCAAAG TGTCTGTAGGGAGTAAATCTGAGCCTCGGATCAAACGTAGGCAGTGA
- the LOC123202381 gene encoding uncharacterized protein LOC123202381 isoform X3, which translates to MSSSILNKILSSPTASTPACNRARDYSKNDDDDDSSSYFQRTVCLFDWWLIKAEKDFHGKRLAVAGFTSRELQAMRVFTSAPIVKRFDVFTLETADGICIILKGFINKSRTIQNGFSYEVFSHFVFGFPTNWEACTEKLFGKELMTGTGSATFSNVNKSAAVLEFAAVAGLENSVSNATQGKYKKENDRRNHNLENIRDYTESSFERITTNGSKETVSSLEDDLAVPGEPSNHHVTESSERVANSESNVKCNEGTIRDSRVEEPSNLECTFMNSAMGKSPVPNDSDNLNLSHLDPVVSRGNSGVEWVTISSSLKITAMQKENDQNKDGLNYGKKDCFTACLFQDSETILTCAGEKSSGVENLNLLSSGLKVMPKNLLFTFPIDGNPNVPEVLGNYINDATRFPVVTSAMNINSTPSRVDTNAIKFTPSNFGGGKGTSSLRNLGNQKRHSEFSGSDKVKSKELMSEVSELLGENLKRCSSQGTIHSERIMGTPEAVRSQSIRRMIRNLLKNSKGKEKEGQTVVCGLKARRRKINSVSVISNQKSNTIQNDILECDNLFNLSDDELEDPTDNTLVKDNSKQRRDRRKISRTGTPRKNAKNFAQRLSGPSDGDCQSDIQTAVGEKEKSAQQLGSSRKKAHRKINFDIHASPLTRERKEKISIISPESLSLKRSRSGRLLLPSLDFWRNQVAVYDADRKITGIQEAVDDVKPSKGSKSEPRIKRRQ; encoded by the exons ATGAGCTCTTCTATCCTTAACAAAATCTTATCGTCACCTACAGCTTCTACACCCGCCTGCAATCGAGCTCGTGACTATAGCAAGaatgacgatgatgatgactCTTCATCGTATTTTCAAAGAACA GTATGCTTGTTTGATTGGTGGTTGATTAAAGCAGAGAAGGACTTTCATGGCAAGAGACTTGCTGTTGCTGGATTCACATCTAGAGA GCTGCAAGCAATGCGTGTATTTACCTCTGCACCCATTGTTAAGAGATTTGATGTTTTCACTCTTGAGACAGCTGACGGAATCTGCATTATCCTTAAAGGTTTCATAAACAAGTCACGCACAATTCAAAATGGATTTTCCTATGAG GTTTTTAGCCATTTTGTGTTTGGCTTTCCTACTAATTGGGAAGCATGTACAGAAAAGTTATTTGGAAAAGAGTTAATGACTGGAACTGGTTCAGCAACATTCTCCAATGTTAACAAATCAGCGGCAGTTTTGGAAT TTGCAGCTGTTGCTGGCTTGGAAAACTCTGTGTCAAATGCAACTCAAGGTAAATACAAGAAGGAAAATGACAGAAGAAATCATAATCTTGAAAATATACGTGATTATACTGAAAGTTCGTTTGAGAGGATCACTACCAATGGCTCAAAAG AGACTGTTAGTTCACTTGAGGATGATTTAGCGGTGCCAGGAGAACCATCAAACCATCATGTGACAGAATCTTCTGAGAGAGTAGCCAATTCAGAAAGCAATGTAAAATGTAACGAAGGGACAATTAGGGATTCAAGGGTGGAAGAGCCATCAAATTTAGAATGTACGTTTATGAATTCTGCCATGGGAAAGTCTCCAGTACCTAATGATTCTGACAATCTTAATTTGTCCCACTTGGACCCAGTTGTGTCCAGAGGAAATTCAGGTGTGGAGTGGGTGACGATCTCTAGTAGCCTAAAGATAACAGCAATGCAGaaagaaaatgatcaaaataagGATGGGCTGAATTATGGAAAAAAAGATTGCTTTACAGCTTGCTTGTTCCAAGACTCTGAGACTATTTTAACATGTGCTGGTGAAAAATCAAGTGgagttgaaaatttaaatttgttgagTTCTGGTCTTAAAGTTATGCCTAAAAACCTTTTGTTTACATTTCCTATTGATGGAAACCCAAATGTTCCAGAAGTTTTGGgtaattatattaatgatgCCACAAGATTTCCTGTTGTAACTTCAGCTATGAATATTAATAGCACTCCATCTCGGGTGGATACAAATGCTATAAAATTTACCCCTAGTAATTTTGGAGGTGGAAAGGGTACAAGTAGCTTGAGAAATCTGGGCAATCAGAAAAGGCACTCTGAGTTTAGTGGTTCTGATAAGGTTAAAAGCAAAGAGTTGATGTCTGAGGTCTCTGAACTTTTAGGAGAAAACTTGAAGAGGTGTTCATCACAGGGAACCATTCATTCTGAAAGGATTATGGGTACACCTGAGGCAGTTAGAAGCCAATCTATTAGAAGAATGATCAgaaatttgcttaaaaattcAAAAGGCAAAGAGAAGGAAGGACAAACAGTTGTCTGTGGGTTGAAAGCTAGAAGAAGGAAGATCAATTCTGTCTCAGTGATCTCTAATCAGAAGAGCAATACCATTCAAAATGACATTTTAGAATGtgataatttattcaatttgagtGATGATGAGCTTGAAGATCCAACTGATAATACTTTGGTAAAAGATAACTCAAAGCAGAGACGAGACCGTAGAAAAATATCCCGAACTGGGACACCAAGGAAGAACGCGAAAAACTTTGCCCAGCGTCTCAGTGGGCCTAGTGATGGTGATTGTCAAAGTGACATACAAACTGCAGTTggtgagaaagaaaaaagtgcTCAACAACTTGGCTCCTCCAGGAAGAAAGCTCACaggaaaattaattttgatatacat GCAAGTCCTCTTACCCgcgaaagaaaagagaaaatatctaTTATTTCACCAGAATCTTTGAGTCTCAAACGATCCAGATCAg GGAGACTGCTTCTGCCTTCCCTAGATTTTTGGCGCAATCAAGTTGCAGTTTATGATGCG GATCGTAAAATCACTGGAATTCAGGAAGCTGTAGATGATGTTAAACCATCCAAAG GGAGTAAATCTGAGCCTCGGATCAAACGTAGGCAGTGA